A genomic segment from Dehalococcoidia bacterium encodes:
- a CDS encoding LuxR C-terminal-related transcriptional regulator: protein IRQLEVIREQYPNIGIILLSTLYDIQGIKELREFTKKSSKGCAFLLKHSIDRIGQLTQVVHAVTEGQVILDSVVMEGLIGAGEAKTTFLKELTHRELEVLSWMAKGYRNGTIAEILCVDPKTIERHINAIYSKLNMVTESKHPRVNSIMLYLRATGQLPCGDVVEG from the coding sequence ATCAGGCAGTTGGAAGTTATCCGCGAGCAGTACCCCAATATCGGAATCATCCTTCTCTCCACGCTTTATGATATTCAAGGAATTAAGGAATTGCGGGAATTCACCAAGAAAAGCTCCAAAGGATGCGCCTTCTTGCTGAAGCACTCCATAGACAGGATCGGTCAGTTGACCCAGGTGGTGCATGCCGTCACCGAGGGCCAGGTCATTCTGGACTCAGTGGTCATGGAAGGCCTGATCGGCGCAGGTGAGGCCAAGACTACTTTCTTAAAAGAGCTGACTCACAGGGAACTGGAGGTCTTGAGCTGGATGGCAAAAGGCTACCGTAATGGAACCATTGCTGAGATTCTCTGCGTTGACCCGAAGACCATTGAGCGTCATATCAACGCCATCTACAGCAAACTCAATATGGTAACGGAGTCCAAGCATCCCAGAGTGAATTCCATCATGCTTTATCTGAGAGCCACGGGACAGCTCCCCTGCGGCGATGTTGTTGAGGGATAG